One segment of Acaryochloris thomasi RCC1774 DNA contains the following:
- a CDS encoding DUF2330 domain-containing protein, with protein sequence MIFPRLCASLMAIALTFLWIAPPAQAFCGFYVAKADTSLYNKASQVAIARDNNRTVVTMANDFQGDIQDFAIVVPVPTVLQEDQVNVGDPKILEKLDAFSAPRLVEYFDDDPCQIRPEFDGRLRVPTSGIQESAVSGNRSDKSLGVTVEAKFTVGEYDIVVLGAKESSGLETWLRRNGYKIPQGAQSLLRPYIRQNMKFFVAKVNLEEFAKSKTQFLRPIQMAYESPKFMLPIRLGMINSEGEQDLVVYILSPKGQAELTNYRTVNIPTDSEIPVYVKEEFNDFYPAMFKTAYEREGKKVVFREYAWDMANCDPCSSTPLTREELRQAGVFWLTERSRNSLVVPPSSTGVFITRLHVRYSRNQFPEDLKFQETANRQLFQGRYVLRHPFEGDVDCAEGRRYKRSLPARFEKEAQTLAKLTGWNISDIRSKMGFDQPQPTRWWKNLWNFVFDHPVA encoded by the coding sequence ATGATTTTTCCTCGCTTGTGCGCCAGCCTGATGGCTATCGCGCTCACTTTCCTATGGATTGCGCCTCCGGCCCAGGCATTCTGTGGATTTTATGTGGCAAAGGCCGATACCAGTCTCTATAACAAAGCTTCACAAGTTGCGATCGCACGTGACAACAACCGCACCGTCGTCACCATGGCCAACGACTTCCAGGGCGACATCCAAGACTTTGCGATCGTGGTGCCGGTGCCCACTGTTCTTCAAGAAGATCAGGTCAATGTGGGCGACCCAAAAATTCTAGAGAAGCTCGATGCCTTTAGCGCGCCTCGTCTTGTGGAGTATTTTGATGACGATCCCTGTCAAATCAGACCTGAGTTCGATGGTCGCTTGAGAGTACCCACTAGCGGCATTCAAGAATCTGCCGTGAGTGGTAATCGTTCAGATAAAAGCTTGGGAGTTACGGTTGAAGCCAAGTTCACGGTAGGTGAATACGACATTGTCGTTCTAGGAGCCAAGGAATCTAGCGGCTTAGAAACTTGGCTGAGGCGCAACGGCTACAAAATTCCGCAGGGCGCTCAGTCTTTATTACGGCCCTATATTCGCCAAAACATGAAGTTCTTTGTGGCGAAGGTCAATCTTGAGGAGTTTGCCAAATCAAAGACCCAATTCCTACGCCCTATCCAGATGGCCTACGAGTCACCGAAGTTCATGCTGCCGATTCGTTTAGGCATGATTAATTCTGAGGGTGAGCAAGACTTAGTGGTCTATATCCTTTCGCCCAAAGGCCAAGCAGAGCTGACCAATTACCGGACGGTTAATATCCCCACAGACAGCGAGATTCCGGTGTACGTCAAGGAAGAATTCAATGACTTCTACCCGGCAATGTTTAAGACGGCCTACGAACGCGAAGGCAAAAAGGTGGTTTTCCGTGAGTATGCCTGGGATATGGCAAACTGCGATCCCTGTTCATCGACACCCTTAACCCGTGAGGAACTGCGGCAGGCCGGTGTTTTCTGGCTCACGGAGCGCTCCCGCAATAGCTTAGTGGTGCCCCCTAGCTCTACCGGCGTGTTTATTACTCGTTTGCACGTTCGCTACAGCCGCAATCAGTTTCCTGAAGATCTGAAGTTTCAAGAGACAGCCAATCGTCAGCTTTTTCAGGGGCGTTATGTTCTGCGTCATCCCTTTGAAGGTGACGTTGATTGTGCTGAAGGACGAAGATATAAACGATCGCTCCCAGCCCGCTTTGAAAAAGAAGCCCAGACCCTGGCAAAGCTCACCGGCTGGAATATCTCTGACATCCGCAGCAAAATGGGCTTTGACCAGCCTCAACCGACCCGCTGGTGGAAAAATCTCTGGAACTTTGTGTTTGATCACCCTGTGGCGTAG
- a CDS encoding ferric reductase-like transmembrane domain-containing protein, which produces MIIPHVNLLGFLALCCYFLTLFPTLVKIIIPRFKREKLVLLLQRYRRQVGILVFLLSVGHGLSWLIMNHKDIFEPNFLWNCWHGILLLVIFGLLAATSNNWSIKIMKKNWKRLHALTYVAMFVMGLHVWDKMSIRWSVLTPFSFCLVLASIGLFGIRVWIQRTTKKLNVDPASSSSV; this is translated from the coding sequence ATGATTATTCCGCACGTCAATCTCCTCGGTTTTCTAGCATTATGCTGCTATTTCCTAACACTTTTTCCTACGCTGGTTAAGATTATCATTCCTCGTTTCAAGCGAGAAAAACTAGTCCTTCTACTACAAAGATATCGACGACAGGTAGGCATACTTGTCTTCTTGCTATCGGTGGGGCATGGGTTATCTTGGCTGATAATGAACCATAAGGATATTTTTGAACCAAATTTTCTTTGGAATTGTTGGCACGGAATACTGTTATTGGTTATTTTTGGCCTGTTGGCGGCTACATCTAATAACTGGAGCATAAAGATCATGAAGAAAAACTGGAAGCGACTTCATGCATTGACGTATGTCGCGATGTTTGTGATGGGTCTACATGTCTGGGATAAAATGTCCATTCGCTGGAGCGTCTTAACACCATTTTCTTTTTGCCTTGTCTTGGCGAGTATCGGTCTGTTCGGAATACGTGTTTGGATTCAAAGAACAACCAAAAAGCTTAATGTGGATCCGGCCTCTTCCTCATCAGTGTAG